The proteins below are encoded in one region of Zerene cesonia ecotype Mississippi chromosome 26, Zerene_cesonia_1.1, whole genome shotgun sequence:
- the LOC119837150 gene encoding proteasome subunit alpha type-7-1-like codes for MGSHDRAITVFSPDGQLLQVQYAQEAVRRGSAVVGVRGSNAIVIAVEKKMVPELQCDRTEKKIVMLDDHVVLGFAGVRADARVLVSRAQIECQAYRLTVEDAVTIEYISRYLAGLMQQYTQNNGRRPFGVSCLVGGFDADGPHLFQTEPSGTFYEWKACSTGRGEKAIREYLEKNYSSNRVVTEHGAIQLAVRSLMEVQYGGRELEVAVLKKSSPLIMLTSEAIQSYITEANKEKECAKK; via the exons ATGGGAAGTCATGATAGAGCAATCACAGTCTTCTCTCCGGATGGCCAGCTATTACAGGTGCAGTACGCCCAAGAAGCAGTGAGGCGAGGCTCCGCCGTGGTCGGCGTGAGAGGATCGAACGCTATAGTCATAGCTGTCGAGAAAAAGATGGTTCCAGAACTGCAGTGCGACAGGACGGAGAAGAAAATCGTGATGCTTGATGACCACGTGGTTCTCGGATTCGCGGGGGTCAGGGCGGACGCTAGAGTATTGGTTTCGAG AGCCCAAATAGAATGTCAAGCCTATCGCCTAACAGTAGAAGATGCCGTAACCATCGAGTACATATCCCGGTATCTAGCTGGTCTGATGCAGCAGTATACTCAGAACAATGGTCGGAGGCCGTTTGGGGTATCCTGTCTCGTTGGCGGGTTCGATGCGGACGGACCGCATCTGTTCCAGACGGAACCATCTGGAACATTCTATGAGTGGAAG GCATGTTCCACAGGCAGAGGAGAGAAGGCGATACGGGAGTACTTAGAGAAGAACTATTCTTCTAATCGAGTGGTCACAGAACATGGGGCCATTCAGCTCGCTGTCAGATCTCTTATGGAGGTCCAGTATGGAGGGAGGGAGTTAGAG GTCGCAGtactaaaaaaatcatcacCGCTCATAATGCTAACAAGTGAAGCGATACAATCCTATATCACAGaagcaaataaagaaaaggaatgTGCGaagaaataa